AGTAAATCATATAAAGCTTGGATTGTTCGATTGCCACTACAGagctaaacttagcacaaaaagtaaggaaatgtgtgtttggtagattatttctctgtggtaacaatgctttttggcaataaatcttatagcgttggaaagcctgtttagttccccttcaaatggtgccccatttgtaaggaacatgcatttgtgggatgagcagcagcgctgagcatgttggttgcgcccatgaaatatcccacaaatgcatgtttctTACAaattgaaagggaactaaacaggctttccaacgttataagatttattgccaaaaggcattgttaccacagagaaataatctaccaaacacaaatttccttactttttgtgctaagtttagttaGCACCAAATTTCTAGCTTCCCTCcactttaaattaattaatttacatATTTCAGTATTTGTGTGGTCTTTGAAAGGACAAGACTGTGGGAAATGTAGTCATTATAGAAGTTGTGTCGTCTTATGTCTAACCAAGGAGTATCTAACTTCCAACTTTTCCAAGAAgctgtaaaatgttctatttaACAAGTCTAAACACTTGAGATTTTAATCATCCCTGTACGTCTGGGTGTGATCATTTAGTAATGAGGATCACAGTCTTCCAGCAGACTGTCAGTGATGTAACCAATCTTCAGCAGGTTTTGGTAGTAGTGTTTCTCCACAGCGGTGTTAACAGTCCAGCCCACCACCTCCACGCCTCGCTCTGCCCAGTACTGAACATAGTCCCTACGTACgggaggaaaacaacaaaatagagCTCAGTAAATAAGGAACAATACCCATAGCCAGATAAGTACTTGTTTTTGGTTGCAAACAATACATTTCATAGAATAGTGAACCCCTTAAATAAAGCAGTGTCTACTTATGACTTGGGAAGGGGTTTGATATCATTTTATTGAATCAtccttttttgttatttattttttttagattatatACATACAAGATCAACATCAAGATTTGTCTTAACATATTGTGGGGCATTCTTAAACCCTGTGACTCACATACAACTTTGCGGCCGTGCATCATAACGGtaaaacacattacatttcacCTACAGTGAGATGAAGTCTTTCTGCATGAAGATGGCAGAGACCCCACAGAGTTTCCACAGTATGTGGTGATGGGCCCAGTCCAACAAGACGTCCAGAACCCCCATCCACAGCTGACCCGATGTTGACAGGGACCGAGAAGTGCCATCGCCAAAGCGGCTCAGTCTCCAGGGGCGGTGGATAAGAGCTGTTACCACGTTGGGGTCAGTCTGACGCATCTGTGGGCCGCAAGAGGTTGGAAGTCTTTAGTCAGAAACAGTCTAATTATAGTTTACTTTTATGATGGTATGCGTGATGGTTCAGTTTAAAGCAGCAACAAATCAGAAATGCATATCATATTTAGGTTTTagctaagagagagagaggggataaaATGCAGCAGAGGGCCCATGTTAGGGTTGAACCGACGGCCGCTGTGGTAAGGATTCAGCCTTGACACatggtgagctaccagggcgccccaaAGAGCTTCCTATAGACGATGATTATCATTTTAAGTTAATCAGTCATGTTCTTTGTTACCTTGTAGATGACTTTGGGTTCAAAGGAAGAAACAATGCTGGAATTGTAAAGGACAGGGAACTTCTTATACATCTCATGAAGCACTGCTACAGCCTGGAAAAGAGGACAAGTTATTAATATTCCATAGAAACAGGAGAAATTACTTACAGAACAGTATTTAACTATCTGATAATAAACTGGCTTATTTAAAGAGATTACATAAATGAGTGCCTCCTAGAAGGTTCAAAGTGTAGGTCAGAAAAGCCTTATGGCTGGAAGGCTGACTGAATTAAACGGACAGAGCTGTAACTTCTCTGCATTGAGCATGTCTGTAGGTTACAGCCAGATAACATCATTGGTCCAAATATGCACGTACGAATATATTTATCTGGAGTCTTTTATATTCAGTACCTTATCAGGTTGATCTTTGACATTAAAGAAGATGGTCAGCTGGTGTCTGATGCATTCCTCCACTGCCTCCTGCAGAGTTGGGACCTTCTCACCACTGAACTTGTCCCTGGAGACAAAAGAAATCGCAGCAGTTTTTTAAGGCAAAACTGAGGTAACATTCCTGCTGTATCACACTTTCATGTTCTAACTCTGCACCCTTATTTTAAGTCTTTACTTCAAATGGTGACATATTTGTGAGGGGCAAGGGATCACTCATATGAAAACTATTATTCTGCATCTCAAACCTTTTAATATGAGGATCTTCACAGATTTCCAAACAACTACATCTTATTTCATGGACACACTATCCTTTGTTTCTTTACTTAAACATTAAATGACAAGCTAAGACTTTTAGAAATCTAAACATTAATTCACATGCTTAGACGAGAGGAAATGACTCTTTAATATGCAGCATACTTCAGCCTGTGACAAGCAGCAGCATCTAGCCTCTTAAGTTGGACCAACTGCAGTTTGCTGACGGGTCCAGAGCCGTTGGTGGTGCGGTCCACAGTCTCATCATGCATCAGTACGGGCACTCCATCGGCTGTGAAACTCAGGTCCAGCTCCACTCCGGTTGCCCCGTTCCTACTGGCCTAAAGAAGGACATCACAGGGGgacaagaaaatgaaaatacagctTCCTTTGCAAAATGGAAATTTACTGACAGGTAGAAAGCTATTTTGGGCTTGGGTTTTTGAACAACATGAAACAATGAGCTTACATAAGTAAGAAAGTGTGACACAGTGAGTCAATACTATCATTTAACAGTAAGGATATATCCTCCTATATCTGTGGGCACTATACATATTCTCCAGTGCTACAGACACACGGAAAGTACAGGAGATGTGAACtgaatgtgtgacatgaaaGATGAAGAGGGTAGAGACTACCAGTGCATTCAAATGGAGCATGTTGATTTTAAGTTGTCTCTAGGACACATAGAGTTTCAAGTTAAATGGGTGGCTGCTCCAGTTTTAGGCGAAGACAGCAAACGATTGTTTGACCTCAGTAATGTATGTTTGAGCCTCACTCTCTGTAGCCCTCGCCTTTTATAGTAAATGTTCAGAAGAATGTTTCCGTTCTCATTTCCGTGTTTGACTGGTAGTCAATGGTTTACCAATCGCACTTAAAAATGACAACTTGAATAAAAGCATCACTAAATACTcccaaacaataaaacatgtattGAATGTAGCAGGGCTTCTTAGCTTGATAACAAAAAACTGAGTAACCATACTGAAAATACAGTATTCAATACAATCATTAGTCAAAAGTGACGTGAAGGACTCCTGCCGTCTCAATTTCAAATCACTTACAGTGAAAAATAGATCCAAgaatagcccccccccccccccgggtaCTCTGCATCAGAAGGATGAATATAATTGTCAGTAGAAAATATAAATTCTTTTTGATACTTATGACGCAAACAAATGTAGGTACGACCCAGACATACTTTTCCATGGTCAGTAACACCAAAGACAAGGTTCAGTGGCAGCAAACTGGAGCTCTCCTCCATCATTACTGAATTTACAAACGCTTGAGCAGAATTTATTATGTCAGCTTTTCCACCACATTCAATAGCTGCCTACAAGGGCAGGTTAAATAGGCTAATGGATCAAGAAGAGGCTGAACAATAGCTAGTTAGAATCCTTCCAGAGGTGATGATGAAAGGTATGAGGTTAAGTAGAGCATAAGATACtaactgcatgtatgcatgtaggACAGTTATAAGACACCACAAGGACAGCTGACTCAGCACCttcagtatgtaaaaaaaaaaaaaaaaaaaagtgagggaaaaaaatatttatacatttatacaaGTGATGAAGTGGACATCAATTAATAAACAGTTAATTTTTAAGGGTACATTAGAATTCAAAGAGCACAATGAGCCACTGATCTGATACAAACTTAACCAGCTGGCCTCCCTGTCCATTCAGAATATGGTACTCTGCCTACACTGCAAAAAGGGAAGTCACGACATGCAAAGCCTAAGCAGCTAAAGCTATCAATATAATTATTACGACACAAAATCCCTCATGAAAATACCTTT
This window of the Sander lucioperca isolate FBNREF2018 chromosome 21, SLUC_FBN_1.2, whole genome shotgun sequence genome carries:
- the LOC116059297 gene encoding glycerophosphodiester phosphodiesterase 1-like, yielding MLQIGDEVVYFSAVFLLVVLGTRSATGASLLTAFLYVFMVMFRFPPVPGDQAGRVLRPRAPSGGVPVVAHRGGSHDAPENTLAAIREASRNGATGVELDLSFTADGVPVLMHDETVDRTTNGSGPVSKLQLVQLKRLDAAACHRLKDKFSGEKVPTLQEAVEECIRHQLTIFFNVKDQPDKAVAVLHEMYKKFPVLYNSSIVSSFEPKVIYKMRQTDPNVVTALIHRPWRLSRFGDGTSRSLSTSGQLWMGVLDVLLDWAHHHILWKLCGVSAIFMQKDFISLDYVQYWAERGVEVVGWTVNTAVEKHYYQNLLKIGYITDSLLEDCDPHY